A region from the Bradyrhizobium erythrophlei genome encodes:
- a CDS encoding DODA-type extradiol aromatic ring-opening family dioxygenase, whose amino-acid sequence MTLPLPSLFVSHGAPTLPLTDTPARSFLGELGGMLTRPKAILVISAHWETQVPTISAADRNDTIHDFGGFPRALYELQYPAPGSPAVAAGVSDLLRGSGIDSRIDRSRGLDHGAWVPLLLMYPQADIPVLQLSVQPHLGPLHHLRVGRALAPLRQEGVLIIGSGSLTHDLSEFRGHGPNDPAPDWVNAFADWFHSALTTGRTEDLLDYRRQAPFAVKNHPSEEHLLPLYAVLGAGGERARAERLHASATYSILRMDVYAFRAAGESAPSESPEADRGDALAPAEG is encoded by the coding sequence ATGACCTTGCCATTGCCAAGCCTGTTCGTGTCGCACGGTGCACCGACCCTGCCACTCACCGACACGCCGGCGCGGTCGTTCCTGGGCGAGCTCGGCGGGATGCTGACGCGTCCCAAGGCGATCCTCGTGATCTCGGCGCATTGGGAGACACAGGTTCCGACGATCAGCGCCGCCGATCGCAATGACACCATCCACGATTTCGGCGGTTTTCCACGGGCGCTCTACGAGCTGCAGTATCCGGCCCCCGGCTCGCCGGCGGTTGCCGCAGGAGTCTCCGACCTGCTGCGCGGATCCGGTATCGACTCCCGGATCGACCGCAGCCGCGGCCTCGATCACGGGGCCTGGGTGCCGCTGCTGCTAATGTATCCGCAGGCCGACATTCCGGTTTTGCAACTTTCGGTGCAGCCGCATCTCGGACCCCTGCACCATCTTCGCGTGGGGCGCGCCCTGGCGCCGCTGCGCCAGGAGGGAGTGCTGATCATCGGCAGCGGCAGCCTGACGCACGACCTGTCGGAATTTCGCGGCCACGGGCCGAACGATCCGGCCCCGGATTGGGTCAACGCTTTCGCCGACTGGTTCCATTCCGCACTGACCACGGGTCGAACCGAGGATCTGCTCGACTACCGGCGACAGGCGCCGTTCGCGGTCAAGAACCATCCGAGCGAAGAGCACCTTTTGCCGTTATACGCGGTGCTGGGCGCCGGCGGAGAGAGAGCGCGCGCCGAACGGCTGCACGCAAGTGCGACCTACTCGATCCTGCGAATGGACGTCTATGCCTTTCGGGCCGCCGGCGAATCGGCGCCAAGCGAAAGCCCGGAAGCCGACCGCGGGGACGCGCTCGCTCCGGCAGAGGGCTGA
- a CDS encoding ammonium transporter, whose product MALVPSPQWLDTGNNAWQLAAATFVGLQSIPGLTVLYGGIVKKKWAINSAFMAIYAFASVLVVWILFDYNMAFGPQLFPFLGTPGLATSAAFITGQASVPAAAAGMPALTFPMATLIFFQFVFAAITVIILAGSVLGRMNFTAWMIFCPVWMTLVYTVGAFSLWGGGWLAGMGVADFSGGYVIHLAAGTSGFVAAWVIGPRLQADRDHFPPNSLLMTLVGAGILWLGWNGFNGGDPYFANADAGAAVLNTNTCTAVALLVWTVLDKIAYGKPSVLGAVNGMIAGLVAITPAAGYVDGMGAISIGVIAGIIPWLAMNKLQKTRFMMKVDDTLSVFSTHGVAGLTGGLLTGIFANPDMLMYIGTDKEAPGVNITGLLYGNAQQLVLQAEGAAFIIVYNAIATFIILKVIGFIVPLRMDEATLKVGDDAVHGETAYAIGTEGE is encoded by the coding sequence ATGGCACTCGTACCATCACCACAATGGCTCGACACTGGAAATAACGCCTGGCAGCTCGCAGCTGCAACCTTCGTCGGTCTGCAAAGTATTCCCGGACTGACGGTTCTCTATGGCGGCATCGTCAAGAAGAAATGGGCGATCAACTCCGCCTTCATGGCGATCTACGCGTTTGCTTCCGTCTTGGTCGTCTGGATTCTCTTCGACTACAACATGGCGTTCGGGCCGCAATTATTCCCGTTCCTCGGCACGCCGGGGCTTGCGACATCGGCGGCCTTTATCACCGGTCAGGCAAGCGTTCCGGCGGCCGCCGCCGGCATGCCGGCGCTGACCTTCCCGATGGCGACGCTGATCTTCTTCCAGTTCGTGTTCGCCGCCATCACCGTCATCATCCTCGCCGGTTCGGTGCTCGGCCGCATGAACTTCACCGCGTGGATGATCTTCTGCCCGGTGTGGATGACGCTGGTCTATACGGTCGGCGCGTTCAGCCTGTGGGGTGGCGGCTGGCTCGCCGGCATGGGGGTCGCGGATTTCTCGGGCGGTTATGTCATCCATCTTGCCGCCGGCACATCGGGCTTCGTCGCTGCCTGGGTGATCGGTCCGCGGCTACAGGCGGACCGCGACCATTTCCCGCCCAACAGCCTGCTGATGACGCTGGTCGGCGCCGGAATCCTGTGGCTCGGCTGGAACGGTTTTAACGGCGGCGATCCCTATTTCGCCAATGCCGACGCCGGGGCGGCGGTGCTCAACACCAACACCTGCACCGCGGTGGCGCTGCTGGTCTGGACCGTGTTGGACAAGATCGCCTACGGCAAACCATCGGTGCTGGGTGCGGTCAACGGCATGATCGCGGGGCTGGTCGCGATCACGCCCGCCGCCGGCTATGTCGACGGCATGGGAGCGATCAGCATCGGCGTCATCGCCGGCATCATTCCCTGGCTCGCCATGAACAAGCTGCAGAAGACCCGCTTCATGATGAAGGTGGACGATACGCTCAGCGTGTTCTCGACCCACGGCGTAGCGGGCCTCACCGGCGGCCTGCTGACCGGTATCTTCGCCAATCCGGATATGCTGATGTATATCGGCACCGACAAGGAAGCGCCCGGCGTCAACATCACCGGGTTGCTCTATGGCAACGCCCAGCAGCTGGTACTGCAGGCGGAAGGCGCCGCCTTCATCATCGTCTACAACGCGATCGCGACCTTCATCATCCTCAAGGTGATCGGCTTCATCGTGCCGCTGCGCATGGACGAGGCCACCCTGAAAGTGGGTGACGACGCGGTTCACGGCGAAACCGCCTATGCGATCGGCACTGAGGGCGAATAG
- a CDS encoding bifunctional protein-serine/threonine kinase/phosphatase: MAQRVSGVKASVGFVSETGPRKRNEDFAGAVFGSELPEPRRDVVAALSDGIGSTKGGREAAEIAVRGFLDGFCDLPETMEVRRAAAIVLNALNGWIYSQAHRDPELSGMGCTFTALVLRGRVAHVLHVGDSRAYRLSRDRLTCLTSDHVRQGGKGGGRSNVLTRALGVETELRLDYGTQPVAQHDRFLLCSDGVHGYLADEFIAGIMQERVSSEDTARALVAAALDAGSADNCTALVLDVVGLATAETADIGANIAQLPLVPVPQGGETIDGFVLKVLLSDGRYTRLFGAEDEVEGGEVALKFPKPMVAGVDAYRAAFIREAWVGARVNSPWLGHVIELPPGRQSCLYTVMPLYQGELLETRIARRPALGLEEGRQIAIKLARAAAALHRVGIVHRDIKPDNVILESGGSLKLIDLGVVRVPGMEDAPPEDIPGTPAYMAPEMFDGEAGNEATDIYALGVTMFRAFTGEFPYGNPDATSRPRRDRPAHLSALRPDLPAWLQAAIGRAIARDPADRFRDMAEFAVEIEAGPARAPVAVHRPRTLYEREPLRFWQGVAALLALALLLSLWRR; the protein is encoded by the coding sequence ATGGCTCAGCGGGTTTCCGGCGTCAAGGCAAGTGTCGGCTTCGTTTCGGAGACCGGGCCGCGCAAACGCAATGAAGATTTCGCCGGTGCCGTTTTCGGCTCCGAACTGCCCGAGCCGCGCCGCGACGTGGTGGCGGCGCTATCGGATGGCATCGGCAGCACCAAAGGCGGACGCGAGGCGGCCGAGATCGCGGTGCGCGGTTTCCTGGACGGATTTTGCGATTTGCCGGAGACGATGGAGGTGCGGCGCGCCGCCGCCATCGTGCTGAATGCGCTCAACGGCTGGATCTATTCGCAAGCGCATCGCGATCCCGAATTGTCGGGGATGGGATGCACTTTCACCGCGCTGGTGCTGCGCGGGCGCGTCGCGCATGTGCTGCATGTCGGCGACAGCCGCGCCTACCGGCTGAGCCGCGATCGCCTGACCTGCCTCACGTCGGACCATGTTCGCCAGGGCGGAAAAGGCGGCGGCCGGTCGAACGTCCTTACCCGCGCGCTGGGCGTCGAGACCGAACTGCGGCTGGACTACGGCACGCAGCCGGTGGCGCAGCACGATCGCTTCCTGCTTTGCAGCGATGGCGTGCACGGCTATCTCGCCGATGAGTTCATCGCCGGGATCATGCAGGAGCGCGTCTCCTCCGAGGATACCGCGCGAGCCCTGGTCGCGGCCGCGCTCGATGCCGGCAGCGCCGACAATTGCACCGCTCTGGTGCTCGACGTGGTTGGACTCGCAACCGCCGAGACGGCCGACATCGGCGCCAACATCGCGCAGCTGCCGCTGGTCCCGGTACCGCAGGGCGGCGAGACCATCGATGGCTTCGTGCTCAAGGTGCTGCTGTCCGACGGTCGCTACACCCGTCTATTCGGCGCGGAGGACGAGGTCGAGGGCGGCGAGGTGGCGTTGAAATTCCCCAAGCCGATGGTGGCCGGCGTGGACGCCTATCGCGCGGCTTTCATTCGCGAGGCGTGGGTGGGTGCGCGGGTGAACAGTCCCTGGCTCGGCCACGTCATCGAACTTCCGCCGGGACGGCAGAGCTGCCTCTACACGGTGATGCCGCTCTATCAGGGCGAGCTGCTGGAGACCCGGATCGCGCGCCGGCCCGCGCTCGGTCTGGAGGAAGGACGCCAGATTGCGATCAAGCTGGCGCGGGCGGCGGCGGCGCTGCACCGCGTGGGCATCGTGCATCGCGACATCAAGCCCGACAACGTCATCCTCGAAAGCGGGGGATCGCTCAAGCTGATCGATCTCGGCGTGGTGCGCGTCCCCGGCATGGAGGACGCCCCGCCCGAGGACATTCCGGGCACGCCCGCTTATATGGCGCCGGAAATGTTCGACGGTGAAGCCGGCAACGAGGCCACCGACATTTACGCGCTGGGCGTCACCATGTTCCGCGCCTTCACCGGCGAATTTCCTTATGGCAATCCGGACGCCACCAGCCGGCCGCGCCGGGACCGGCCGGCACACCTTTCCGCTTTGCGCCCGGACCTGCCGGCCTGGCTTCAAGCCGCGATTGGCCGCGCCATCGCCAGGGATCCCGCGGATCGTTTTCGCGACATGGCCGAGTTTGCCGTGGAGATCGAGGCGGGGCCGGCGCGCGCGCCGGTCGCGGTCCACAGGCCCCGGACGCTGTACGAACGCGAACCGCTTCGATTCTGGCAGGGCGTGGCCGCGCTGCTTGCGCTCGCGCTGCTGCTGTCGCTATGGCGGCGTTGA
- a CDS encoding LysR family transcriptional regulator: protein MLDRLTGLEVFARVAGAGSLSAAARALGMSQTMVTKHIAALEGRLGVKLFHRTTRRLSITEAGRNYLESSARILAELEAADAAVAADRVEPRGLLRLNAPVSFGTRQIAPLLAEFAARHPRVTVELGLNDRLVDLVEEGWDLAIRIGNLSSSSLIARRIAPCRIAVCAAPSYLKSRGTPRTVASLADHNCLGYTLSQRTPIDRWVFGAGADFSVQISGNLRANNGDALRAAAIAGQGIIHQPTFIVADDLRAGRLVALTLDQPNVELGGIYAVFLPDRHPPARVRAFIDFIAGRFAPEPPWDRELASPRGRGRATG from the coding sequence ATGTTGGACCGGCTGACGGGCCTTGAGGTCTTCGCCCGGGTGGCCGGCGCCGGCAGCCTTTCCGCCGCCGCGCGGGCGCTCGGCATGTCGCAGACCATGGTCACCAAACACATCGCCGCGCTCGAGGGCCGGCTGGGCGTCAAGCTCTTCCACCGCACGACGCGGCGGCTTTCGATCACCGAGGCCGGGCGCAACTACCTGGAATCCTCCGCGCGCATCCTGGCGGAACTCGAAGCCGCCGATGCCGCGGTCGCGGCGGATCGGGTCGAGCCGAGGGGATTGCTGCGGCTCAATGCACCGGTCTCGTTCGGCACGCGGCAGATCGCGCCGCTGCTCGCGGAATTTGCGGCGCGCCATCCGCGCGTCACCGTCGAGCTTGGCCTCAACGACCGGCTGGTGGACCTCGTGGAGGAGGGCTGGGACCTCGCGATCCGCATCGGCAATCTCTCCAGTTCAAGCCTGATTGCGCGGCGAATTGCACCGTGCCGTATCGCGGTATGCGCGGCGCCGTCTTATCTCAAATCGCGCGGCACCCCGCGCACGGTGGCGAGCCTCGCGGATCATAATTGTCTGGGTTATACGCTGTCGCAACGGACTCCCATCGATCGATGGGTGTTCGGCGCCGGCGCCGATTTCAGCGTCCAGATCTCGGGTAATCTGCGCGCGAACAATGGCGATGCGCTGCGGGCGGCCGCGATCGCGGGACAGGGGATCATCCACCAGCCGACCTTCATCGTGGCGGACGATCTGCGCGCTGGCCGACTGGTTGCGCTCACTTTGGACCAGCCGAATGTCGAACTGGGCGGCATCTATGCCGTGTTCCTGCCGGATCGCCATCCGCCGGCGAGGGTGCGCGCGTTCATCGACTTCATCGCGGGCCGGTTTGCGCCGGAACCCCCGTGGGATCGTGAGCTTGCTTCGCCACGCGGACGCGGCCGTGCGACGGGATGA
- a CDS encoding DoxX family protein, translated as MIDSRTAPYATLLLRLSLGVLFLAHAGLKFFVFTPAGTAKFFDSVGLPPALAYLTIAVEVLGGIALILGLWTRIAAIVVLPILLGAIFTVHGAAGFFFTNPHGGWEYPAFWSIALIVQALLGDGAFALRFSGADNPLGKLTGAHPH; from the coding sequence ATGATTGATTCCCGAACCGCCCCCTACGCGACGCTCCTGCTGCGCCTCAGCCTGGGAGTTCTCTTTCTGGCGCATGCCGGCCTGAAGTTCTTCGTCTTCACCCCGGCCGGCACAGCGAAATTCTTCGACAGCGTCGGGCTGCCGCCCGCACTGGCCTATCTCACCATCGCCGTCGAGGTGCTTGGCGGCATCGCGCTGATCCTCGGGCTGTGGACCCGCATCGCAGCGATTGTCGTCCTGCCGATCCTGCTCGGCGCCATCTTCACGGTGCACGGCGCGGCCGGCTTCTTCTTCACCAACCCCCACGGCGGCTGGGAATATCCGGCGTTCTGGAGTATCGCGCTGATCGTCCAGGCATTGCTCGGCGACGGCGCTTTTGCGCTGCGCTTCTCCGGCGCCGATAATCCCCTCGGTAAACTCACCGGCGCACACCCACATTGA